One genomic segment of Penaeus monodon isolate SGIC_2016 unplaced genomic scaffold, NSTDA_Pmon_1 PmonScaffold_1908, whole genome shotgun sequence includes these proteins:
- the LOC119569838 gene encoding U1 small nuclear ribonucleoprotein C-1-like yields the protein MVCPGIGSIDEETRSSSRSPRKNPPACPPGSSPGYLGGSSSGRSSEDSSGGSPAGSPPGRSSAANPWHVPGEAVLCPVLAGSFRDVPAAALPDIPEAAPPQSKPPNPGGPQNYAQMAFRAVLHPRFSLILGR from the coding sequence gcagctcctccagaaGCCCTCGGAAAAATCCTCCGGCATGTCCCCCAGGAAGCTCCCCGGGATACTTgggaggcagctcctccggcaggtcCTCGGAGGACTCCTCCGGGGGGTCCCCAGCAGGCAGCCCTCCCGGGAGGTCCTCGGCGGCAAATCCCTGGCATGTCCCCGGGGAGGCAGTCCTTTGCCCTGTCCTGGCAGGCAGCTTCCGGGATGTCCCGGCGGCGGCCCTCCCGGATATCCCGGAGGCAGCTCCTCCGCAGTCCAAGCCCCccaaccccgggggcccccaaaactaCGCCCAAATGGCGTTCAGGGCCGTTTTGCACCCACGGTTTTCCCTGATTCTCGGCAGGTAG